A region of Ochotona princeps isolate mOchPri1 chromosome 9, mOchPri1.hap1, whole genome shotgun sequence DNA encodes the following proteins:
- the LOC131481093 gene encoding high mobility group protein B1 codes for MGKGDPKKPRGKMSSYAFFVQTCREEHKKKHPDASVNFSEFSKKCSERWKTMSAKEKGKFEDMAKADKARYEREMKTYIPPKGETKKKFKDPNAPKRPPSAFFLFCSEYRPKIKGEHPGLSIGDVAKKLGEMWNNTAADDKQPYEKKAAKLKEKYEKDIAAYRAKGKPDAAKKGVVKAEKSKKKKEEEEDEEDEEDEEEEEDEEDEEEEEDDDDE; via the coding sequence ATGGGAAAAGGAGATCCTAAGAAGCCGAGAGGCAAAATGTCATCATATGCATTCTTTGTGCAAACTTGCCGGGAGGAGCACAAGAAGAAGCACCCGGATGCTTCCGTCAACTTCTCAGAGTTTTCGAAGAAGTGCTCAGAGAGGTGGAAGACCATGTCTGCTAAGGAGAAGGGAAAATTTGAAGACATGGCAAAGGCGGACAAGGCTCGTtatgagagagaaatgaaaacctACATCCCTCCTAAAGGGGAGACAAAAAAGAAGTTCAAGGATCCCAATGCACCCAAGAGGCCTCCTTCGGCCTTTTTCTTGTTCTGTTCTGAGTATCGTCCAAAAATCAAAGGGGAGCACCCTGGCCTCTCCATTGGTGATGTTGCAAAAAAGCTGGGAGAGATGTGGAATAACACTGCCGCCGACGACAAGCAGCCGTACGAGAAGAAGGCTGCCAAGCTGAAGGAGAAGTACGAGAAGGATATTGCCGCATACCGAGCTAAAGGAAAACCTGATGCAGCCAAAAAGGGAGTTGTCAAGGCTgaaaagagcaagaaaaagaaggaagaggaggaagacgaagaggatgaagaagatgaagaggaggaggaagatgaagaggatgaagaggaagaggaagatgatgatgatgaataa